A single window of Oxyura jamaicensis isolate SHBP4307 breed ruddy duck chromosome 3, BPBGC_Ojam_1.0, whole genome shotgun sequence DNA harbors:
- the GPATCH11 gene encoding G patch domain-containing protein 11 isoform X1 — MEEDEEEDYMSDLFIKQDVRPGLPMVRRVKEAIQKEEKQKEANERNRQKSVKEEEKERRDLVLKSALGNENKGFALLQKMGYKSGQALGKSGEGIVEPIPLNIKTGRSGLGHEEFKKRKAEEKLENYRQKLHMKKQANEQAADQFRVRFKNKQEERKMEGDLRKSQRACQQLDMQKDIDVPKETWYWLEPEEEDKKDEEDKDDECTSSDLSVLEKLQLLTAYLRQEHFYCIWCGTTYEDAEDLSTNCPGDSAADHD; from the exons atggaggaggatgaagaggaagatTACATGTCTGACTTATTTATTAA GCAGGATGTGAGGCCAGGCTTGCCCATGGTGCGCCGGGTGAAAGAAGCtattcagaaggaagaaaagcaaaaagaagccAACGAGAGAAACAGACAGAAGAGcgtgaaagaagaagaaaaagagcgACGTGACTTGGTGTTGAAGAGTGCATTGGGCAACGAGAACAaaggctttgctctgctgcagaagatGGGCTACAAGAGTGGCCAGGCCCTTGGCAAAAGTG gaGAAGGCATTGTTGAACCTATTCCTCTGAACATAAAAACAG GCAGAAGTGGGCTTGGTCATGAGGAATTCAAAAAGcgaaaagctgaagaaaaactagaaaactATAGACAAAAACTCCATatgaaaaaacaagcaaacgaACAAGCTGCAGATCAATTCAG AGTAAggttcaaaaacaaacaagaagaacGTAAGATGGAAGGAGACCTTCGAAAAAGCCAGAGGGCCTGCCAGCAATTAGATATGCAAAAA GATATTGATGTTCCCAAGGAGACTTGGTATTGGCTAGAACCTGAAGAGGAAGACAAGAAGGATGAAGAAGACAAGGACGATGAATGCACAAGCTCAGATTTAAGT GTATTAGAAAAGCTACAACTCCTGACTGCATATTTACGACAAGAACACTTTTATTGCATTTGGTGTGGAACGACCTATGAAG ATGCTGAAGATTTGTCTACAAATTGCCCTGGAGACAGTGCTGCAGATCATGATTAA
- the EIF2AK2 gene encoding interferon-induced, double-stranded RNA-activated protein kinase isoform X2: MERECMGKINSYCQKNKFQLDYVTVDRTGPSHDPEFKVVLKINNVEYGKGSAKSKKEARAVAAKNTWEMIEQEQNSRSNVRAPEQMMSPVTSPCGLAVDVRFAVDYVSRLNEYSQKYSQVVNYNNIKRVGDAHEPTFSCSCTISGHVFGRGTGNSLGAAKQAAAKEAYEKLCGLESLTIGSEKSNTDSSFSEPNSHGESVHSGGIIFKDSDADLVEKMRDMLPYEKASPLQRIGQNSAMKSTRKLAANFNNANNKEEKKVSDSNKSLPNTSEENEYTADERFLKDYKNIKPIGEGGFGNVFKATAKIDEMTYAVKRVELKMKEKREVRGLAELQHENIVRYYCSWEGFDYVTYPDSRQRSRTKHPCLFIQIEFCEQGTLEDWIENNRQNQRYHEEAQNKFLQILEGVNYIHSKGFIHRDLKPQNIFISRDGKIKIGDFGLVTSVEYETLTENRGTKSYMAPEQISNRYGKEVDIYALGLVWFEILSALASRHEKNTVWHDVREGRFPEGFTERFKSQVPIIKSMLSNDASKRLRASEILELLKSVDKDNSLKAHTQ, translated from the exons ATGGAACGAGAGTGTATGGGCAAGATCAACAGTTACTGTCAAAAGAATAAATTCCAGCTTGATTATGTCACCGTGGACAGGACAGGCCCATCTCATGATCCTGA GTTCAAGGTtgtgcttaaaataaacaatgtaGAATACGGCAAGGGCAGTGCTAAATCTAAGAAGGAAGCAAGAGCAGTAGCAGCAAAAAATACATGGGAAATGATTGAACAAGAG CAAAACAGTCGTTCAAATGTGCGAGCTCCAGAACAAATGATGTCTCCAGTGACCTCACCATGTGGACTAGCTGTGGATGTGCGATTTGCAGTTGATTATGTCAGCCGACTAAATGAGTACTCACAAAAGTACTCGCAAGTAGTTAATTACAATAACATAAAACGTGTTGGAGATGCCCATGAGCCCAC GTTTTCTTGTAGCTGCACAATTAGTGGTCATGTTTTTGGACGTGGTACTGGAAACTCTCTAGGTGCTGCAAAACAAGCTGCTGCAAAAGAAGCATATGAGAAACTATGTGGGCTTGAATCTTTAACA ataggaAGTGAAAAATCTAACACTGATTCTTCATTTAGTGAACCTAATTCCCATGGAGAGTCAGTTCACTCTGG GGGTATTATCTTTAAAGACTCAGATGCAGACTTGGTAGAAAAAATGAGAGACATGTTGCCATATGAAAAAGCTTCACCTTTGCAG AGAATTGGACAAAATTCTGCCATGAAATCCACAAG AAAATTGGCAGCTAATTTCAATAATGCaaataacaaagaagaaaaaaaggtgtcGGATTCAAACAAAAGCTTGCCAAATACCAGTGAGGAAAATGAGTACACTGCGGATGAAAG atttcttAAAGACTATAAAAACATAAAGCCTATTGGTGAAGGTGGTTTTGGGAATGTTTTCAAAGCAACAGCAAAGATTGATGAGATGACCTATGCAGTCAAGCGAGTTGAACTTAAAAT gaaggaaaagcgTGAAGTACGTGGACTCGCAGAACTTCAACATGAAAACATAGTGCGCTATTATTGTAGCTGGGAAGGGTTTGACTATGTGACTTACCCAGACTCAAG GCAGAGGTCACGAACAAAACACCCTTGCCTTTTCATCCAAATAGAATTCTGTGAACAAGGAACACTGGAAGATTGGATTGAAAATAATAGACAAAACCAAAGGTATCATGAGGAGGcccaaaataaatttttacaAATACTGGAAGGAGTGAACTATATTCATTCCAAAGGGTTTATTCATCGAGATCTCAAG ccTCAGAATATATTCATATCGCGTGAcggtaaaataaaaataggtgaCTTTGGTCTTGTGACTTCTGTGGAATATGAAACTCTGACTGAGAACCGAGGAACAAAATCATACATGGCACCAGAGCAG ATCTCTAACAGATATGGAAAGGAAGTAGATATTTATGCACTGGGATTAGTTTGGTTTGAAATTCTTTCGGCATTGGCCAGTCGTCATGAGAAAAATACG GTATGGCATGATGTAAGAGAAGGTAGATTTCCAGAGGGCTTCACTGAGCGATTTAAATCACAG gtACCCATAATCAAAAGCATGCTTTCAAATGATGCCTCAAAAAGACTCCGTGCATCTGAAATACTTGAGCTTTTGAAGAGTGTTGATAAAGACAACTCACTTAAAGCTCATACTCAGTAA
- the GPATCH11 gene encoding G patch domain-containing protein 11 isoform X2, protein MVRRVKEAIQKEEKQKEANERNRQKSVKEEEKERRDLVLKSALGNENKGFALLQKMGYKSGQALGKSGEGIVEPIPLNIKTGRSGLGHEEFKKRKAEEKLENYRQKLHMKKQANEQAADQFRVRFKNKQEERKMEGDLRKSQRACQQLDMQKDIDVPKETWYWLEPEEEDKKDEEDKDDECTSSDLSVLEKLQLLTAYLRQEHFYCIWCGTTYEDAEDLSTNCPGDSAADHD, encoded by the exons ATGGTGCGCCGGGTGAAAGAAGCtattcagaaggaagaaaagcaaaaagaagccAACGAGAGAAACAGACAGAAGAGcgtgaaagaagaagaaaaagagcgACGTGACTTGGTGTTGAAGAGTGCATTGGGCAACGAGAACAaaggctttgctctgctgcagaagatGGGCTACAAGAGTGGCCAGGCCCTTGGCAAAAGTG gaGAAGGCATTGTTGAACCTATTCCTCTGAACATAAAAACAG GCAGAAGTGGGCTTGGTCATGAGGAATTCAAAAAGcgaaaagctgaagaaaaactagaaaactATAGACAAAAACTCCATatgaaaaaacaagcaaacgaACAAGCTGCAGATCAATTCAG AGTAAggttcaaaaacaaacaagaagaacGTAAGATGGAAGGAGACCTTCGAAAAAGCCAGAGGGCCTGCCAGCAATTAGATATGCAAAAA GATATTGATGTTCCCAAGGAGACTTGGTATTGGCTAGAACCTGAAGAGGAAGACAAGAAGGATGAAGAAGACAAGGACGATGAATGCACAAGCTCAGATTTAAGT GTATTAGAAAAGCTACAACTCCTGACTGCATATTTACGACAAGAACACTTTTATTGCATTTGGTGTGGAACGACCTATGAAG ATGCTGAAGATTTGTCTACAAATTGCCCTGGAGACAGTGCTGCAGATCATGATTAA
- the EIF2AK2 gene encoding interferon-induced, double-stranded RNA-activated protein kinase isoform X1 encodes MFQSPLFESVSCGSQKMCTFSEKIKFSMCSLALSLEGERPPLVNQHLSTQEECDEATCKTLGAGDAGRNETGRCQAGRAPGRAAEQSGSEPRVFVLRYCVKMERECMGKINSYCQKNKFQLDYVTVDRTGPSHDPEFKVVLKINNVEYGKGSAKSKKEARAVAAKNTWEMIEQEQNSRSNVRAPEQMMSPVTSPCGLAVDVRFAVDYVSRLNEYSQKYSQVVNYNNIKRVGDAHEPTFSCSCTISGHVFGRGTGNSLGAAKQAAAKEAYEKLCGLESLTIGSEKSNTDSSFSEPNSHGESVHSGGIIFKDSDADLVEKMRDMLPYEKASPLQRIGQNSAMKSTRKLAANFNNANNKEEKKVSDSNKSLPNTSEENEYTADERFLKDYKNIKPIGEGGFGNVFKATAKIDEMTYAVKRVELKMKEKREVRGLAELQHENIVRYYCSWEGFDYVTYPDSRQRSRTKHPCLFIQIEFCEQGTLEDWIENNRQNQRYHEEAQNKFLQILEGVNYIHSKGFIHRDLKPQNIFISRDGKIKIGDFGLVTSVEYETLTENRGTKSYMAPEQISNRYGKEVDIYALGLVWFEILSALASRHEKNTVWHDVREGRFPEGFTERFKSQVPIIKSMLSNDASKRLRASEILELLKSVDKDNSLKAHTQ; translated from the exons ATGTTTCAGAGTCCTCTGTTCGAATCAGTGAGCTGTGGATCCCAGAAAATGTGTACCTTCTCAGAAAAGATAAAG TTCAGTATGTGCAGTTTGGCATTGTCTCTAGAAGGTGAAAGACCACCTTTGGTAAATCAACACTTGTCAACACAGGAGGAATGTGATGAAGCAACATGCAAAACG CTGGGGGCCGGCGATGCTGGAAGAAACGAAACTGGGCGGTGCCAAGCGGGCCGCGCTCCGGGCCGCGCCGCGGAGCAGAGCGGGTCCGAGCCCAG AGTCTTCGTACTCAGATACTGTGTCAAGATGGAACGAGAGTGTATGGGCAAGATCAACAGTTACTGTCAAAAGAATAAATTCCAGCTTGATTATGTCACCGTGGACAGGACAGGCCCATCTCATGATCCTGA GTTCAAGGTtgtgcttaaaataaacaatgtaGAATACGGCAAGGGCAGTGCTAAATCTAAGAAGGAAGCAAGAGCAGTAGCAGCAAAAAATACATGGGAAATGATTGAACAAGAG CAAAACAGTCGTTCAAATGTGCGAGCTCCAGAACAAATGATGTCTCCAGTGACCTCACCATGTGGACTAGCTGTGGATGTGCGATTTGCAGTTGATTATGTCAGCCGACTAAATGAGTACTCACAAAAGTACTCGCAAGTAGTTAATTACAATAACATAAAACGTGTTGGAGATGCCCATGAGCCCAC GTTTTCTTGTAGCTGCACAATTAGTGGTCATGTTTTTGGACGTGGTACTGGAAACTCTCTAGGTGCTGCAAAACAAGCTGCTGCAAAAGAAGCATATGAGAAACTATGTGGGCTTGAATCTTTAACA ataggaAGTGAAAAATCTAACACTGATTCTTCATTTAGTGAACCTAATTCCCATGGAGAGTCAGTTCACTCTGG GGGTATTATCTTTAAAGACTCAGATGCAGACTTGGTAGAAAAAATGAGAGACATGTTGCCATATGAAAAAGCTTCACCTTTGCAG AGAATTGGACAAAATTCTGCCATGAAATCCACAAG AAAATTGGCAGCTAATTTCAATAATGCaaataacaaagaagaaaaaaaggtgtcGGATTCAAACAAAAGCTTGCCAAATACCAGTGAGGAAAATGAGTACACTGCGGATGAAAG atttcttAAAGACTATAAAAACATAAAGCCTATTGGTGAAGGTGGTTTTGGGAATGTTTTCAAAGCAACAGCAAAGATTGATGAGATGACCTATGCAGTCAAGCGAGTTGAACTTAAAAT gaaggaaaagcgTGAAGTACGTGGACTCGCAGAACTTCAACATGAAAACATAGTGCGCTATTATTGTAGCTGGGAAGGGTTTGACTATGTGACTTACCCAGACTCAAG GCAGAGGTCACGAACAAAACACCCTTGCCTTTTCATCCAAATAGAATTCTGTGAACAAGGAACACTGGAAGATTGGATTGAAAATAATAGACAAAACCAAAGGTATCATGAGGAGGcccaaaataaatttttacaAATACTGGAAGGAGTGAACTATATTCATTCCAAAGGGTTTATTCATCGAGATCTCAAG ccTCAGAATATATTCATATCGCGTGAcggtaaaataaaaataggtgaCTTTGGTCTTGTGACTTCTGTGGAATATGAAACTCTGACTGAGAACCGAGGAACAAAATCATACATGGCACCAGAGCAG ATCTCTAACAGATATGGAAAGGAAGTAGATATTTATGCACTGGGATTAGTTTGGTTTGAAATTCTTTCGGCATTGGCCAGTCGTCATGAGAAAAATACG GTATGGCATGATGTAAGAGAAGGTAGATTTCCAGAGGGCTTCACTGAGCGATTTAAATCACAG gtACCCATAATCAAAAGCATGCTTTCAAATGATGCCTCAAAAAGACTCCGTGCATCTGAAATACTTGAGCTTTTGAAGAGTGTTGATAAAGACAACTCACTTAAAGCTCATACTCAGTAA